A section of the Papio anubis isolate 15944 chromosome 4, Panubis1.0, whole genome shotgun sequence genome encodes:
- the LOC108584917 gene encoding putative uncharacterized protein encoded by LINC00158, whose product MFSLFIKNRYLHLLHALSFLTDVSRIQSHFGTLPRIKDEHRSHQESKYHFGGYVQIIFGSDQDWRQGHQSFLLKTGPCKKRRLLK is encoded by the exons ATGTTTTCTCTGTTTATTAAGAACAGATATCTTCATCTCCTTCATGCATTATCCTTTCTAACAGATGTCAGTAGGATCCAGAGCCATTTTGGAACTTTACCAAGGATTAAGGATGAGCACAGATCACATCAAGAGTCT AAATATCACTTTGGAGGCTATGTGCAGATCATATTCGGAAGTGACCAAGACTGGAGGCAGGGACACCAGAGTTTTCTGTTAAAAACTGGTCCATGCAAGAAAAGACGACTCCTAAAGTGA